A region of Anopheles merus strain MAF chromosome 2R, AmerM5.1, whole genome shotgun sequence DNA encodes the following proteins:
- the LOC121589147 gene encoding serine/arginine repetitive matrix protein 2-like isoform X4 — protein sequence MAYFMQNVPDLRLSEVDELIRETAMDDSNGQKILEYLRRKRGGARARLYDGSDNSFHFRLDHVQPVTVPQAGNSNRRELSTARSPEAAAAAATAAAPAAATAAAPAAAPASPPASSSGALIQPLADLSVENRVSSFITPARLSVALSPVCTGAGNAQTTIVTSPTRKSTVHVSPYVSLKPATNLQKQLLLQQYKRSNDMKFEALRHASHLASSTPIAGEQANRKGQNLLNFRETISPILDEQVPGTPTHRPARNSYRGEQGAQVAPATIQTPVPATQDVPDGTGQQNGRENTPPREQNALVVIPETPSPVRRSPRQPCTPLSGLSLAYREHISAVPLAKLLNASLDDRDSASTPSRRSILKNGHGNHVSSPRNRVSFSEKLTVVREISPRVSPEDSQITSDESDEEQANQRVYRSRTSDRGVTLQRSRLTFDFEQEPAPVSPTRSSRRLESAPVSPTRSSNRPELAPNSPTRSSNRFESAPVSPTRSSNRLESNTPVSPTRSSNRSSNRREQMPVSPTRSSNRQHVQQATSPSKRKPSNGPEPTQNQRQRSAGTETSAHKDTENAQHSRRLFGQGRSNAFDDDGGGCKEPASPSRSTANSPERSPTRPPSAADHPARPDRQLPLSPANACNNRTNRNTINMIMDEWDEGATSPMEVDHEQGGAGEGETAHRTITDTLAITNVATPRTVVMDILEPPSAFCDDDTANESDSRMPTDQEEPNNRAPSNSQASPDSSDSDSSRKRKQDNLRVLITAVPSPKQSKLSLPQPVGNTTLQVPQHSERLLSVNSPHDHVPLDMIQAVDMIHSKVNSELVEPEPGGGAATERRTTICNPPKRRATKSKVDADTEIYFQTVENTCSQEGPKAKQRKERRKLFVQDPADRMPEDEERQPIPSPVPLPLTQELVDSQEQRVQSKRKQQSVKELAVLVKRLSDVTITRCTQSPDRSAPKVTATVRSSPVASERDEEYDSPVELPVREKQNEERSEKSDRTKEEKQASAKERKEEKCSPPQQVERAASPKRKLKPSGPSKRKKKEKPPAGASSPEPAATEPVTGMAQKYLKDVSNEIRQQIESEGPRRSHRSRRLADEVLRNNPDIARTDAPQYVMPNMKDMLKYFKQFEQTSKKEGKKGKEKGGGSKKEAKRKHEPSNEKDGGFATKSSEKTDKKARGRARKVVNQREERFDSDGFRIPPAPVVASGSREGRKTASREEPSESYSLSASNQQEQGTSSDSGLSSAVMTNDDATNTAEANERSEVANPSKQSSSKADRTPSSAEPPNATAASSSSSSPSASFSGADMLAEKRKVMDWMMVLMENRQNRAAGLPNVELQGFTHLSLEHLAFQRCKGIEYSFYVYSNKDNFGFLRVLPNVTKKTTFTKHCSLKFLILSGALKFIINGYEVNVVGGDFLMIPPSTTYSMVNGSETTLMFMIKATLPESQAETDGQGKR from the exons ATGGCATATTTTATGCAAAA CGTTCCCGATCTCCGGCTGTCGGAAGTTGACGAATTGATACGCGAGACGGCGATGGACGACTCGAACGGGCAGAAGATTTTGGAATATCTCCGGCGCAAGCGCGGCGGTGCGAGAGCGCGGCTGTACGATGGGTCGGATAATTCGTTCCACTTCCGGTTGGATCATGTGCAGCCCGTTACAGTGCCGCAAGCAGGCAACAGCAACCGCAGGGAATTGTCAACCGCCCGCAGCCcagaagcagcagctgcagctgcaacTGCTGCAGCACCTGCAGCTGCAACTGCTGCagcacctgctgctgctcctgcttctCCTCCGGCAAGCAGCAGCGGTGCACTGATTCAACCGTTGGCAGATCTGTCGGTCGAGAACCGCGTGTCTTCGTTTATCACTCCCGCTCGGCTATCGGTGGCCCTGTCGCCGGTGTGTACCGGTGCAGGAAACGCACAAACAACGATTGTAACTAGTCCCACACGCAAGAGCACGGTACACGTAAGCCCGTATGTTTCGCTAAAACCCGCCACAAACCTTCAAAAGCAACTCTTGTTACAGCAATACAAGCGAAGCAATGATATGAAATTTGAAGCCTTGCGGCATGCGAGCCATCTGGCGTCGAGCACCCCGATCGCGGGCGAACAGGCCAATCGAAAGGGGCAAAATTTGCTCAACTTCCGGGAAACGATTTCCCCTATCCTAGACGAACAGGTACCGGGGACGCCAACTCACCGTCCGGCGCGAAACAGTTACCGGGGAGAGCAAGGGGCCCAGGTAGCACCGGCTACCATACAGACGCCGGTCCCTGCCACCCAAGACGTGCCGGACGGGACGGGGCAACAAAATGGTCGTGAAAACACACCACCCCGGGAACAGAATGCGTTGGTCGTTATACCGGAAACTCCGAGCCCGGTGCGTCGATCACCCCGCCAACCATGCACACCGCTCAGTGGCCTTTCGTTGGCGTATCGCGAGCATATCAGTGCGGTGCCGCTGGCTAAACTGTTGAATGCTTCGCTTGATGATCGGGACAGTGCTTCTACGCCATCCCGCCGTAGCATTCTGAAAAACGGGCACGGAAACCATGTCTCTTCGCCTAGGAATCGTGTGAGCTTTAGCGAAAAGTTAACCGTAGTGCGTGAAATTTCGCCCCGGGTCTCACCTGAAGATTCGCAGATTACATCAGACGAGAGTGATGAAGAGCAGGCGAATCAACGTGTTTACAGGTCGCGAACATCGGATCGGGGTGTGACACTTCAGCGATCCCGACTCACGTTCGATTTCGAGCAAGAGCCGGCGCCCGTTTCTCCTACCAGGTCATCGAGGAGGCTAGAGTCGGCGCCCGTTTCTCCTACTAGATCTTCAAACAGACCCGAGCTGGCGCCCAACTCTCCTACCAGATCGTCTAATAGGTTTGAGTCGGCGCCTGTTTCTCCTACTAGGTCATCGAACAGACTAGAATCGAATACGCCCGTTTCTCCTACAAGGTCTTCTAACAG GTCATCGAACAGACGCGAGCAGATGCCCGTTTCTCCTACCAGATCATCGAACAGGCAACATGTGCAACAGGCTACCAGTccaagcaaaagaaaaccatCGAATGGCCCTGAACCAACACAGAACCAACGCCAAAGGTCAGCTGGCACCGAAACCAGTGCACACAAAGATACCGAAAATGCTCAACACTCCCGACGATTGTTCGGACAGGGTCGTTCGAACgcatttgatgatgatggtggaggATGCAAGGAACCTGCATCTCCCTCCAGATCCACCGCGAATTCGCCCGAACGTTCGCCCACACGGCCGCCATCGGCTGCTGATCATCCTGCACGGCCGGATCGACAGCTTCCTCTCTCACCGGCGAATGCGTGCAACAATCGTACCAACAGAAACACCATCAACATGATCATGGACGAGTGGGACGAGGGAGCAACATCGCCGATGGAGGTAGACCATGAGCAAGGTGGGGCTGGCGAAGGCGAAACAGCGCACAGAACGATCACGGATACGCTTGCCATCACAAACGTGGCCACGCCGCGCACGGTCGTGATGGATATTCTGGAACCACCGTCCGCCTTCTGCGATGACGACACAGCCAACGAGAGCGACAGTCGAATGCCTACTGACCAGGAGGAGCCAAACAACCGAGCACCGAGCAACAGCCAAGCGTCACCGGACTCGAGCGATTCGGACTCATCGCGTAAACGCAAGCAGGACAATTTGCGTGTGTTGATCACGGCTGTACCGTCGCCAAAGCAGTCGAAACTGTCACTGCCTCAACCGGTTGGTAATACAACACTGCAAGTGCCTCAACATTCCGAGCGCTTGCTCAGCGTAAACTCACCACACGATCATGTGCCGCTGGACATGATACAAGCGGTCGATATGATACACAGCAAAGTAAATTCCGAGCTGGTCGAACCGGAACCGGGGGGCGGTGCAGCGACGGAGCGACGTACCACTATCTGCAATCCGCCGAAGCGGCGCGCCACCAAATCGAAGGTGGACGCTGATACGGAAATTTACTTTCAAACGGTCGAAAACACTTGCTCCCAGGAAGGACCAAAGGCCAAGCAGCGGAAGGAACGGCGTAAGCTGTTTGTGCAGGATCCTGCCGATAGGATGCCGGAGGACGAAGAGCGTCAACCTATACCATCACCAGTACCGCTGCCCCTGACGCAGGAGCTCGTCGATTCCCAGGAACAACGGGTACAATCAAAGCGAAAGCAGCAGTCGGTTAAGGAACTGGCTGTTCTTGTAAAACGCTTATCGGACGTAACCATTACCAGGTGCACCCAGTCACCGGATCGGTCGGCCCCGAAGGTTACAGCGACTGTCCGCTCCTCCCCCGTTGCATCGGAAAGAGATGAAGAGTACGATAGTCCCGTCGAGCTCCCAGTGCGAGAGAAACAGAACGAAGAGCGGAGCGAGAAGAGCGATCGGACGAAGGAGGAGAAACAAGCGAGCGCTAAGGAACGGAAGGAGGAAAAGTGTAGTCCACCCCAGCAAGTGGAGCGAGCGGCGAGCccgaaaagaaaattaaaaccgTCCGGACCGtcgaagagaaagaagaaggagaagccGCCCGCGGGAGCTAGTTCACCGGAGCCTGCCGCCACCGAGCCGGTGACCGGTATGGCGCAGAAGTATTTGAAGGACGTGTCGAACGAAATACGGCAGCAGATTGAAAGCGAAGGTCCACGGCGAAGCCACCGAAGCCGACGGTTGGCGGATGAGGTGCTGCGCAATAATCCCGATATCGCCCGGACCGATGCACCGCAGTACGTAATGCCGAACATGAAGGAtatgttgaaatattttaaacagtTCGAGCAGACCAGCAAGAAAGAAGGCAAGAAGGGGAAGGAAAAGGGCGGCGGTTCGAAAAAGGAAGCGAAAAGAAAGCACGAACCATCGAACGAAAAGGACGGCGGATTTGCAACGAAATCGTCGGAGAAAACGGACAAAAAAGCACGCGGACGGGCACGGAAAGTGGTCAATCAGAGGGAGGAAAGGTTTGATTCGGACGGATTTCGTATACCACCCGCACCGGTGGTGGCGTCGGGATCAAGGGAGGGACGGAAAACAGCGAGCCGCGAAGAGCCTTCGGAATCGTACTCTTTATCCGCGTCCAATCAACAAGAACAGGGCACATCTAGCGATTCGGGCCTTTCGTCAGCGGTGATGACG aacgacgatgctacgaatACGGCTGAAGCGAATGAACGATCGGAAGTTGCGAATCCCTCAAAACAATCCTCATCTAAAGCCGATCGCACTCCGTCCTCTGCCGAACCACCGAATGCAACTGCTgcgtcgtcgtcctcctcctccccatcCGCTTCCTTCTCCGGTGCGGATATGCTGGCGGAGAAGCGCAAAGTGATGGACTGGATGATGGTGCTGATGGAAAACCGGCAGAACCGTGCGGCTGGCTTGCCGAACGTCGAACTGCAGGGCTTCACCCATCTGTCCCTCGAGCATCTAGCGTTCCAGCGGTGCAAAGGCATCGAGTATTCGTTCTACGTCTACTCGAACAAGGACAATTTCGGCTTTTTGCGGGTTCTGCCCAACGTGACAAAGAAAACCACATTCACAAAGCATTGTTCGCTG AAATTTCTCATACTCAGTGGCGCGCTTAAGTTCATCATTAATGGGTACGAGGTGAACGTTGTTGGAGGCGATTTCCTGATGATTCCACCGA GCACAACGTATAGCATGGTGAATGGATCGGAAACAACGCTCATGTTTATGATAAAGGCAACCCTGCCTGAAAGCCAAGCAGAAACCGATGGCCAAGGAAAGAGGTAG
- the LOC121589147 gene encoding flocculation protein FLO11-like isoform X2 produces the protein MAYFMQNVPDLRLSEVDELIRETAMDDSNGQKILEYLRRKRGGARARLYDGSDNSFHFRLDHVQPVTVPQAGNSNRRELSTARSPEAAAAAATAAAPAAATAAAPAAAPASPPASSSGALIQPLADLSVENRVSSFITPARLSVALSPVCTGAGNAQTTIVTSPTRKSTVHQYKRSNDMKFEALRHASHLASSTPIAGEQANRKGQNLLNFRETISPILDEQVPGTPTHRPARNSYRGEQGAQVAPATIQTPVPATQDVPDGTGQQNGRENTPPREQNALVVIPETPSPVRRSPRQPCTPLSGLSLAYREHISAVPLAKLLNASLDDRDSASTPSRRSILKNGHGNHVSSPRNRVSFSEKLTVVREISPRVSPEDSQITSDESDEEQANQRVYRSRTSDRGVTLQRSRLTFDFEQEPAPVSPTRSSRRLESAPVSPTRSSNRPELAPNSPTRSSNRFESAPVSPTRSSNRLESNTPVSPTRSSNRSEPAPVSPTRSSNRLETTIPVSPTRSSNRREQMPVSPTRSSNRQHVQQATSPSKRKPSNGPEPTQNQRQRSAGTETSAHKDTENAQHSRRLFGQGRSNAFDDDGGGCKEPASPSRSTANSPERSPTRPPSAADHPARPDRQLPLSPANACNNRTNRNTINMIMDEWDEGATSPMEVDHEQGGAGEGETAHRTITDTLAITNVATPRTVVMDILEPPSAFCDDDTANESDSRMPTDQEEPNNRAPSNSQASPDSSDSDSSRKRKQDNLRVLITAVPSPKQSKLSLPQPVGNTTLQVPQHSERLLSVNSPHDHVPLDMIQAVDMIHSKVNSELVEPEPGGGAATERRTTICNPPKRRATKSKVDADTEIYFQTVENTCSQEGPKAKQRKERRKLFVQDPADRMPEDEERQPIPSPVPLPLTQELVDSQEQRVQSKRKQQSVKELAVLVKRLSDVTITRCTQSPDRSAPKVTATVRSSPVASERDEEYDSPVELPVREKQNEERSEKSDRTKEEKQASAKERKEEKCSPPQQVERAASPKRKLKPSGPSKRKKKEKPPAGASSPEPAATEPVTGMAQKYLKDVSNEIRQQIESEGPRRSHRSRRLADEVLRNNPDIARTDAPQYVMPNMKDMLKYFKQFEQTSKKEGKKGKEKGGGSKKEAKRKHEPSNEKDGGFATKSSEKTDKKARGRARKVVNQREERFDSDGFRIPPAPVVASGSREGRKTASREEPSESYSLSASNQQEQGTSSDSGLSSAVMTNDDATNTAEANERSEVANPSKQSSSKADRTPSSAEPPNATAASSSSSSPSASFSGADMLAEKRKVMDWMMVLMENRQNRAAGLPNVELQGFTHLSLEHLAFQRCKGIEYSFYVYSNKDNFGFLRVLPNVTKKTTFTKHCSLKFLILSGALKFIINGYEVNVVGGDFLMIPPSTTYSMVNGSETTLMFMIKATLPESQAETDGQGKR, from the exons ATGGCATATTTTATGCAAAA CGTTCCCGATCTCCGGCTGTCGGAAGTTGACGAATTGATACGCGAGACGGCGATGGACGACTCGAACGGGCAGAAGATTTTGGAATATCTCCGGCGCAAGCGCGGCGGTGCGAGAGCGCGGCTGTACGATGGGTCGGATAATTCGTTCCACTTCCGGTTGGATCATGTGCAGCCCGTTACAGTGCCGCAAGCAGGCAACAGCAACCGCAGGGAATTGTCAACCGCCCGCAGCCcagaagcagcagctgcagctgcaacTGCTGCAGCACCTGCAGCTGCAACTGCTGCagcacctgctgctgctcctgcttctCCTCCGGCAAGCAGCAGCGGTGCACTGATTCAACCGTTGGCAGATCTGTCGGTCGAGAACCGCGTGTCTTCGTTTATCACTCCCGCTCGGCTATCGGTGGCCCTGTCGCCGGTGTGTACCGGTGCAGGAAACGCACAAACAACGATTGTAACTAGTCCCACACGCAAGAGCACGGTACAC CAATACAAGCGAAGCAATGATATGAAATTTGAAGCCTTGCGGCATGCGAGCCATCTGGCGTCGAGCACCCCGATCGCGGGCGAACAGGCCAATCGAAAGGGGCAAAATTTGCTCAACTTCCGGGAAACGATTTCCCCTATCCTAGACGAACAGGTACCGGGGACGCCAACTCACCGTCCGGCGCGAAACAGTTACCGGGGAGAGCAAGGGGCCCAGGTAGCACCGGCTACCATACAGACGCCGGTCCCTGCCACCCAAGACGTGCCGGACGGGACGGGGCAACAAAATGGTCGTGAAAACACACCACCCCGGGAACAGAATGCGTTGGTCGTTATACCGGAAACTCCGAGCCCGGTGCGTCGATCACCCCGCCAACCATGCACACCGCTCAGTGGCCTTTCGTTGGCGTATCGCGAGCATATCAGTGCGGTGCCGCTGGCTAAACTGTTGAATGCTTCGCTTGATGATCGGGACAGTGCTTCTACGCCATCCCGCCGTAGCATTCTGAAAAACGGGCACGGAAACCATGTCTCTTCGCCTAGGAATCGTGTGAGCTTTAGCGAAAAGTTAACCGTAGTGCGTGAAATTTCGCCCCGGGTCTCACCTGAAGATTCGCAGATTACATCAGACGAGAGTGATGAAGAGCAGGCGAATCAACGTGTTTACAGGTCGCGAACATCGGATCGGGGTGTGACACTTCAGCGATCCCGACTCACGTTCGATTTCGAGCAAGAGCCGGCGCCCGTTTCTCCTACCAGGTCATCGAGGAGGCTAGAGTCGGCGCCCGTTTCTCCTACTAGATCTTCAAACAGACCCGAGCTGGCGCCCAACTCTCCTACCAGATCGTCTAATAGGTTTGAGTCGGCGCCTGTTTCTCCTACTAGGTCATCGAACAGACTAGAATCGAATACGCCCGTTTCTCCTACAAGGTCTTCTAACAGGTCGGAGCCAGCGCCCGTTTCTCCTACTAGATCATCGAATAGGCTAGAAACTACTATACCCGTTTCTCCTACTAGGTCATCGAACAGACGCGAGCAGATGCCCGTTTCTCCTACCAGATCATCGAACAGGCAACATGTGCAACAGGCTACCAGTccaagcaaaagaaaaccatCGAATGGCCCTGAACCAACACAGAACCAACGCCAAAGGTCAGCTGGCACCGAAACCAGTGCACACAAAGATACCGAAAATGCTCAACACTCCCGACGATTGTTCGGACAGGGTCGTTCGAACgcatttgatgatgatggtggaggATGCAAGGAACCTGCATCTCCCTCCAGATCCACCGCGAATTCGCCCGAACGTTCGCCCACACGGCCGCCATCGGCTGCTGATCATCCTGCACGGCCGGATCGACAGCTTCCTCTCTCACCGGCGAATGCGTGCAACAATCGTACCAACAGAAACACCATCAACATGATCATGGACGAGTGGGACGAGGGAGCAACATCGCCGATGGAGGTAGACCATGAGCAAGGTGGGGCTGGCGAAGGCGAAACAGCGCACAGAACGATCACGGATACGCTTGCCATCACAAACGTGGCCACGCCGCGCACGGTCGTGATGGATATTCTGGAACCACCGTCCGCCTTCTGCGATGACGACACAGCCAACGAGAGCGACAGTCGAATGCCTACTGACCAGGAGGAGCCAAACAACCGAGCACCGAGCAACAGCCAAGCGTCACCGGACTCGAGCGATTCGGACTCATCGCGTAAACGCAAGCAGGACAATTTGCGTGTGTTGATCACGGCTGTACCGTCGCCAAAGCAGTCGAAACTGTCACTGCCTCAACCGGTTGGTAATACAACACTGCAAGTGCCTCAACATTCCGAGCGCTTGCTCAGCGTAAACTCACCACACGATCATGTGCCGCTGGACATGATACAAGCGGTCGATATGATACACAGCAAAGTAAATTCCGAGCTGGTCGAACCGGAACCGGGGGGCGGTGCAGCGACGGAGCGACGTACCACTATCTGCAATCCGCCGAAGCGGCGCGCCACCAAATCGAAGGTGGACGCTGATACGGAAATTTACTTTCAAACGGTCGAAAACACTTGCTCCCAGGAAGGACCAAAGGCCAAGCAGCGGAAGGAACGGCGTAAGCTGTTTGTGCAGGATCCTGCCGATAGGATGCCGGAGGACGAAGAGCGTCAACCTATACCATCACCAGTACCGCTGCCCCTGACGCAGGAGCTCGTCGATTCCCAGGAACAACGGGTACAATCAAAGCGAAAGCAGCAGTCGGTTAAGGAACTGGCTGTTCTTGTAAAACGCTTATCGGACGTAACCATTACCAGGTGCACCCAGTCACCGGATCGGTCGGCCCCGAAGGTTACAGCGACTGTCCGCTCCTCCCCCGTTGCATCGGAAAGAGATGAAGAGTACGATAGTCCCGTCGAGCTCCCAGTGCGAGAGAAACAGAACGAAGAGCGGAGCGAGAAGAGCGATCGGACGAAGGAGGAGAAACAAGCGAGCGCTAAGGAACGGAAGGAGGAAAAGTGTAGTCCACCCCAGCAAGTGGAGCGAGCGGCGAGCccgaaaagaaaattaaaaccgTCCGGACCGtcgaagagaaagaagaaggagaagccGCCCGCGGGAGCTAGTTCACCGGAGCCTGCCGCCACCGAGCCGGTGACCGGTATGGCGCAGAAGTATTTGAAGGACGTGTCGAACGAAATACGGCAGCAGATTGAAAGCGAAGGTCCACGGCGAAGCCACCGAAGCCGACGGTTGGCGGATGAGGTGCTGCGCAATAATCCCGATATCGCCCGGACCGATGCACCGCAGTACGTAATGCCGAACATGAAGGAtatgttgaaatattttaaacagtTCGAGCAGACCAGCAAGAAAGAAGGCAAGAAGGGGAAGGAAAAGGGCGGCGGTTCGAAAAAGGAAGCGAAAAGAAAGCACGAACCATCGAACGAAAAGGACGGCGGATTTGCAACGAAATCGTCGGAGAAAACGGACAAAAAAGCACGCGGACGGGCACGGAAAGTGGTCAATCAGAGGGAGGAAAGGTTTGATTCGGACGGATTTCGTATACCACCCGCACCGGTGGTGGCGTCGGGATCAAGGGAGGGACGGAAAACAGCGAGCCGCGAAGAGCCTTCGGAATCGTACTCTTTATCCGCGTCCAATCAACAAGAACAGGGCACATCTAGCGATTCGGGCCTTTCGTCAGCGGTGATGACG aacgacgatgctacgaatACGGCTGAAGCGAATGAACGATCGGAAGTTGCGAATCCCTCAAAACAATCCTCATCTAAAGCCGATCGCACTCCGTCCTCTGCCGAACCACCGAATGCAACTGCTgcgtcgtcgtcctcctcctccccatcCGCTTCCTTCTCCGGTGCGGATATGCTGGCGGAGAAGCGCAAAGTGATGGACTGGATGATGGTGCTGATGGAAAACCGGCAGAACCGTGCGGCTGGCTTGCCGAACGTCGAACTGCAGGGCTTCACCCATCTGTCCCTCGAGCATCTAGCGTTCCAGCGGTGCAAAGGCATCGAGTATTCGTTCTACGTCTACTCGAACAAGGACAATTTCGGCTTTTTGCGGGTTCTGCCCAACGTGACAAAGAAAACCACATTCACAAAGCATTGTTCGCTG AAATTTCTCATACTCAGTGGCGCGCTTAAGTTCATCATTAATGGGTACGAGGTGAACGTTGTTGGAGGCGATTTCCTGATGATTCCACCGA GCACAACGTATAGCATGGTGAATGGATCGGAAACAACGCTCATGTTTATGATAAAGGCAACCCTGCCTGAAAGCCAAGCAGAAACCGATGGCCAAGGAAAGAGGTAG